From the Natrarchaeobaculum aegyptiacum genome, one window contains:
- a CDS encoding succinylglutamate desuccinylase/aspartoacylase domain-containing protein, with product MRVAQLGSGTPEVAVVAGVHGDEPSGVRAVEQLLEERPSVERPVKLVIANERAIECGVRYLEEDLNRAFPGDPDAATHEGRLAHRLTDELADCLTFSMHSTQSHAEPFAIVDGVGDLTRRIVPQLPVSAMVETGNFADGRLFSTIETIEVECGLQGSERAIQNAHRLLRAFLTAVGVLPGDTVRTEVPVYQLTDVIDKQRAETYEVFVENFVEVETGETFAAADGIEQVADESFYPVLMSPYGYQDVFGYTADRIDVLTPPPAAD from the coding sequence ATGAGAGTTGCACAGCTCGGATCCGGGACGCCCGAGGTCGCGGTGGTCGCTGGCGTCCACGGAGACGAACCCTCCGGCGTCAGGGCCGTCGAACAGTTGCTCGAGGAACGGCCGTCGGTCGAGCGCCCCGTCAAACTCGTCATCGCGAACGAACGAGCGATCGAATGCGGAGTTCGGTACCTCGAGGAGGACCTGAACCGTGCGTTTCCGGGTGATCCGGACGCCGCCACTCACGAAGGGCGGCTCGCGCACCGACTCACCGACGAGCTCGCCGACTGCCTGACGTTCTCGATGCACTCGACGCAGAGTCACGCCGAGCCGTTCGCTATCGTCGACGGTGTGGGAGACCTCACGCGGCGGATCGTCCCCCAGCTACCGGTTTCGGCGATGGTCGAAACGGGGAACTTCGCCGATGGGCGACTGTTCTCGACGATCGAGACGATCGAAGTCGAGTGTGGTCTCCAGGGCTCCGAACGGGCGATCCAGAACGCCCACCGGTTGCTCCGGGCGTTTCTCACCGCCGTGGGCGTGCTGCCCGGCGATACGGTTCGCACGGAGGTTCCGGTCTACCAGCTTACCGACGTCATCGACAAGCAGCGAGCAGAGACGTACGAAGTCTTCGTCGAGAACTTCGTCGAAGTCGAGACCGGCGAGACGTTCGCTGCCGCCGACGGGATCGAACAGGTCGCCGACGAATCGTTCTACCCGGTCCTCATGTCCCCGTACGGCTACCAGGACGTCTTCGGGTACACGGCAGACCGCATCGACGTCCTGACGCCGCCACCGGCAGCCGACTGA